The genome window ataaaatatgaaattgggATCTATCATCAATTAAGCATTCCAAAACTTTATTGATGACATCATTAAAGGTTAAGcccttaataatttaaaaagtcttaacttcattttttttatttctattgtttTGTAATTGGACAATTTTGgtcattcaaaaaataaatattattatacatttgATTCTTAAccttttaaaatttagtaacGTTGATTCACCATTAATTTATtgtcaattttttaaacaaaaattaatgatataatatctaattgatgATATGTTGATGTGACATATTATATGTATACATAcatgatattaatttctttattgtcacatcaatacaatcacaattaaatattttattagttttattataagattcaattatttaattgattaggATTATATAAAGaaagttattaatttaaatgataataataaatttatcttatatttatatattgggtaaatatttaaattcatcTTTGAAAGTGCGAGACACCGACAAAATAGtcatttaaatatgaaaaatttaaatttagtcttTGAATATGCAAAGTGTAACAAATTAAtcttacaaataatttaatgataaattgattCCTAAACTTTACAACTTAATGCTAAACTTatccttgaaaaatataatGTCAAATTAACCCTCAAACATTACAATTTAACGAAAAAATGATCTTATAATGTCTCACTTTTTTGCATATTTAGatactaaatttatattttttatcttttaaggaCCAATTTGTCATCACATCACACTTTTACCCATGtcattaatattctttttagaTATGAACACTTTTGtctcttttaattaattgtgttatCACTACTATTAAATAGAGGTATTATAGTTTGTAAATACTTAATGTGAGAAACAATAGGAATTAAGTcttattaaagaaaaacatcatatttaatttgaatcTTATAATTAAGGACAAAAGAAGTAAGGGTAAAGTCGatgaaattgagaaaaataagtttattataattaatttatggtCCATTGGGTAGagtgaaaaaaatagaatgaaaataaattgagatgaaagttttgaattaaaaataaaatataaaagtgtagATTTTAAACGAATCAATCCTTAGtatatcttttaaattaaagtaaaaagtaaaagtataaatttcacaaaattttattgttgatttcatgtattttttagtCTCTTTCACCTCAACCAAATGATTCTTTATGGTATATTTAGTTGTGTGAAAGATTTCTATCTATTTTCAACTCTCATTCAGCTCTACCAAATGATTTCTTATGGTAGGTTTAATtgtgtgaaagaaaaaaatatttaaattaaaatataaaaaaaataagtataaaacccaggttacttttaaaaaatgtgtcCCTGAGTGATAACTTCTCCCCGCAACCAAAGCATTCCTTAACGGGGTGGGAGCAGAGTGAGGTTAGGGTTTCTGGCTCACGCGTGTGTCACGTGTGGAGAGTGAGATATGACCACTCACACAAGTGCACAGAGGGTTGGAAAATATTAAGCAAGCAAAGCAATGATAGTGTAACGGTACTCCACACCCCTTGCCCCCCCCTCTCACTTCCCTTTCCCATTCACCATGGAAGAGGTGTGGAAAGACATTAACCTGGCTACCTTAAATGAGCAAAGCACCATTAGTACTCGCCCCAACGTCGAAGGCGTTATGTTTCAAGACTTTCTGGCTCGACCCTTCACCACCATTGACCCACCAAACACCACCTTACTTTCCTCTGCCTCTTCAGAAACCGCCGCTAATTCTCTTTTCTCCCCTGCCTCTCCTGCCCCACCTCTCGTCACTCTCAGCTTGAGCTCTCTCCCTCATCACCACCACTTCCGTTTCGAACACCCCTCCTCACTCCCTCCTCCACCCTCCAACAAAAGATTTGCTCAACCTGCTGACCATTGCAGCACCATAGGCGACAGAAGAAATAAGCGCATGATCAAGAATCGCGAGTCCGCTGCACGATCGCGTGCTAGAAAACAGGAATAGTATCTATCTCGCTTCCTATTTCTGTATCATAGCAACATCAAAACAAACCACAGTGACTAGTTAACTCTGTCATCTTTCATGTTTCCACGTGTGTTGAATAAAATTGTCTCCAAAAAAGGATGTCActggaaaacaaaaaattgtatatatatatatatatatatatatatatatatatatatatatatatatatatatatatgtatatataaacatCACTGTTGAGTGTTGACGGAATGAAACATATATGTAATCGGGTTATGTTATGCAGTTTAtatcattttcgttttttttttaatgaaaaaacaaTGCTTAACATGTCTCGCTTTTTGGTTTCTTCAGGCTTACACGAATGAACTGGAGCTTGAAGTTGAGCACTTAAAGGAAGAGAACGCAAGGCTCAAAAGACAGCAACAACAGGTATAATTATGGTTCGAGAAATTACATTTCTATTCAGGAgaataatagaaattaataaaatggaaGGATCACTAAACGTGTGAACTAATCAATTAACAGGGCGTTGTTGTAGTTTATAATTTTGAGTTTAAGTCTCTACTCTTGGGTATGTAACTACTTTGAGAGAGTTCAGTGTTCATAATGTTTCTACTCTGCTCAAGCATATGTCCCCATGCGATctcgtaaaaaataaatataattgaaggACAATGCAACTAATAATATCAGGAagagaaataaataacaaaaataatagtaagatttttatatatataactgtTTTTGAAAAGGAGTAAAgaaaatatcttgaaaacatactatgaaaataaagaaaaaaagatattttgacAATCAAAGCTTGTTAACATATATCGAGAGAGTTgacagagaaaagaaagaaatataagagagttgaaagagaaaagaaagaaatataagtATGATAGGTGATATGATTTAACGGGATGAGAGAGATTAAGAGAATATAAGATTTTCTATTTAAGTATTTGAAACTTGAGTGTGGAAATATCAACACCCAAATAAAATAACTCGTGTTGTTGTTATCCCGCGAAGATAGTTAATTATTGGTCACTGCACATACTTGATAACAGTAGTTCATTCTTTTGGTAACAGtaactgtgtgtgtgtgtgtgttttgatATTGCACTACTAGTAAAAGGTGATTGTCCCTATTATACTATGTGATTGCAGTTGTATGAAGCCGCAGTCAGTGAGCAAAAGAAGAAGGGCACCCTATGTCGAGCATCTACGGCACCATTTTGAGGAGTCTCTATTTACTATTTAGTGTCCACCTCGATCAGATGCGGCCCCTGAATCTCCGGTTTACCCTTTTGAGTGAAGATGATGTAATGGGTTTTAATGCATTTCTAGACTTGTGGTCATGACCCTTCAACGTTTAAATCCCTCCCTTTATAGACGTTAGAGAGTAATTTGGGGAATGTATGAGATATTAATGCGAAGTAAGAAGAACGGGCTTTTGCGTTCCCTGAGGGGAACTTATTTTGATGGGTCTTTATATGGTATTGCCCTCTTAACTAGTTTTGACGTCTTGCGTTGCATTTTTCTTCTCTATCACTGAACTTTCTTCATGCGGAAAGCTGTCTGTTTGGTGAACTATTCATATTCTTTTCCTTCAAAAGAAACTATCCATTCTTAATTACCCTAGCTGGCTAGCATATCTAAGATTGctttagttatatattttaatcataaGTAATGATATGGAAACACTATTTTAATCTAAACACTCTATATTATAACTAAGATATTGGGTTCAGTAGAATTAAACTCGGTTCTTTCAAACTAAATTTAGAGGGATAAAAAATGGGTGATCGGAGGAAAGATttcactaaaaattaaaagtggtaagacaaattttgttatattttaataattaataatgttagtAGATATTTTATATCAACAAATAATAATCAAGTAGTTTAACTCAATCGTGAACATGgtgtatgaatatgataaattttcttaattacatGTTTGATTCTtaggtatatataaaaaatatcaataacttAATAGATGTATTCATCATAAGCTTTATCATATTAGTTTATTATACTTAATAAAtgaacttattttattaattttaaatattttcaaacgttgcttaaaatagtaattaagcTTTTTTCTGAACAAATAGTAGTCAAGCTTATAATGCAATAAttgtagttaaattttttatttttaatactttaataaaaaaattatctattaacCCATTTAGTATTAcactatttcttatttttagcaaaatatttaatttttgaataaaaataaaaataatttaaaattataatttttaaataatattcttggttacaaaaaattatataataattttttatttgattttataattttaattcatatagTCAATTAGTGattacttaattattattctGGCAAGTAGGAAGAGCCAAAGAGGAAACCAAAGAGTCTTATAGGCTGGAGGATATTTGCACGACGGGACGTTTTGTTCTTTCCCCCCACCATGGGCAACgagtattattatgtctgattgattcacatttttcttttaaaaaaaattatcatttaaaaaaattaaataaaaaatattttttcaaatatgttGCCAAATATGACTTTATCATGACATCATTGACATGAGGAAGTGGCCAAAAGCTTAATAGTAaatagtttttagttttaaaatttagtaaaattaatttaataaaatgatgTTGAAAGGTTTTTTTCACCTGGAAGCGAAAAactacatattattttttttgttttttaaaagagtaaattaaaattaaaaaagaattatgatTATAAAAATTCTACTTAACTCATTTAGTtacaattaatttcatttataaaaaagttttttttaaaaaaataattatgtactGTTATCGCCATCACATGCATTTCGATcgtattattttctattacgaTTAAAAGTAACATAAGACAGCCAAACATATTACACATGTTTCATGATTAATGAAGTCACACAGGATTTTAGCcagttgaaaatgaaaacaaacggGTTTCGTTGCCTCAAGATTACAAGCATCAACtcgaaaatataataattaattatcggatttaatttttacatactATGCATCAGTataaagatttttattattaatcaattaaaaattatattagttattatttttatggttAGTTTGGTTTAAAGAAGAAAGTGCAAGGAAAGAagggaaaatgaaagaaaagtaatagaaaatgtgattttttaagtcgtttaatagaaaagaaaatgaaaggaaataaaaatatttattttgctcTTATTGGTTGTGTAGAAAATGAGAGATGGTAATATATCTGTGCATgtgtaaaatgatataaatattcTAAATGAAAGATGAGATATGAGAtgtaacataaataaaaacatttttactttatacataaaaatagttttactccctttcttttctgcccaatttttgtcaaaaaataaatttatgtggGACTCGTTTCTATCCCTTACATAACGTCTAgtgatattatataaattaaactaactaaaaatgtgaaattaaattggatttacagaaaacattataattagaaatcattaaaattaaacatgtgTACTTTTTAAATGCATACGTAAAACACTGCGGATCTGATAACATAAGCATCCTAAAATAGATGAAGGCATGATGAACCATATCGTTATTGATAGTTGTTTTGCTGCAAAGTAGGTATGGAATGGGTCTCACAGTCTTATCTTCCTTCCAATTTTGGATACATAGATAAAAACACCTTTATTTTTCTCACATCTCATTCTTTATTtacattaatttatacatatattgtttatttcttttatttcactttcccacacacacaaaaaaaaaagaatttatcttttttttccttttattttcttttctatcgaataacttaaattttatttattcctatatcactattttttttatttcctaaagCAAGCATACCTTTAAGATTTAGCTATCTCTCACATAACAAACTTAAACTTGATACAAtgcaaaaaaaacattttattccaTTAACCGCTCACGATCCATGTGAAGTTTTCCAATTAGTAATTGAAATCACCTTATTGCCACAAGCACAACAAATTATGAACATCCATTTAACATTATTTATGCAGACATTTGGGGCTTGAAACAATACGGTCATAAATATTTTCCAAATGTAAAGTTGGTTACAACACAAAATGCAGATATTACTATCAAACAAATCAATTTGGTAGAAGGTTGTTTTAACTTAGaggttttaaattattatctcTAGTGTAAGATACATGTATGGTTATtcagcaaataaaaaataaaaaaaatacacgtaTGGCTAATTGTTTGCGGTTGATTATTGTTAATATGGAAGCCCATTTGCTTTTAAATTGAGTGAtactcattttaataaaatcaattttaaattgttaaatataattaatatggatattcatttttttaacaaattctaTATTAAAATGTACATAACATtcagaatttaattagaatatactATATTGTAAAATAAACTATCTTATCATCTAATCCATGggtttcatatatataataagattattatatttaaaatatttgctttaaaaattatatttaattatttagtagTGTAACCACCGAAAGCCTGGATGTTTTGAATTCAAATCTTAAGTTATTTAGTTGTCTTGAATATTTGGAGCGAAAATGGATCTTATCACATATTCTACACCAAAAAAGTGTAAATAGTAGAAAAATTAACTCTAAAATAAATCCAAGGTGTTTGTGAAACAAAAACATAGGTGGTGGAGCATAATCTCGGTTGCAAGATACTACATATAACGGATAAGTTGCTATTTGGAGCATAATTGCTGTTGCTTTGCGGTCCCTAGGAATCATCAGATTCTGCTCCTTCCTAATTTGCTGGCTGGGGCCTTTTTTCTTTGATGCAGTTCAATTTGTGATTTTGTTTCGGAGGGGCCTAAAAGgcgttttgttttttttccctctccTTTCTTTATcgaagtatatatatattttcatttcatttgtgaTCGAATTGTTGTCCACCCAAGAGTGGACGAATACGTTCTTCCACACGGGGAATGTTCTCAGATTAGGTAATTTAGTCACGTATGGCAGACAACATAATAGCTTTTCCAAAAGGCAATGTGGTACCACAAATGGGGAATATAATTGTTGATTATTATCAACATGCATATATCCCCTTTTTCACACGAGTAGAGATCCTTTTTGTCTTTCTCTCCTAATGGAGAGAAGACTAACCCTTACCACACCATTAAGCTAGGCCCACTAGGTTCCTTCAAAAACCTTTGACTGGACCGCAACAATAGGAgtgatttttgttcttttttcctCCTAAATTCCGTCACGCCAAGTTCACTCATTCTTTCAAGGTGTATctcacaattaaaatataaaattttggaacAAAAACATGTTGGGTATGTCCACCTAACGTGAATGTTAAAGGAAAAGATTTCATCAATTGATTTCaatagatgaaaaaataaaaatataatttttttaaaaaattaggcaTCATTAAATTTGTCAGACTTTTAGGTAACATAACAAGTCATGGGTTCCCAATATCAGTTCactaattgttattattatcactGATAACAGAGACTAAAACTATTAACaagatatagaaattaaaaatactaaattttttgttataaagaCTAATAGTAAGGTGTTGATCCAGAATTTTTGGCGTTAGGTTGGAAACTTTAAATCAATAGATAAGTGTTTAATCTTAGAACTAGTTACACTAAACCAAAACACTTTTAGAgttctttgttttcaaaactagcaatctttagatttttaatttaacaaacaGTGTATCTTTTCAGAAACTTATTGCAATAACAAATTTTgtattaagtataaaaaaagtatttggaCTACAATAGTTAATTTGTATAAATGTCAACAAGTTTTATTGACAAACACAAGATAATACTTGAACTGTAAACATTTTCGAATACATAAACATGGTCACAATAACATAAGACTAGctaaatattcaaaatcaataaagaatgAGTCATAGGAAAAAGAATGAGTTATAGATAGTTATAGAAAGGAGAATGAGTTATAGAAAGTAGAATGgagatcaaaatcaaaattgaaaataaaagaaatgagcaAGAACTACATGTTTCCATTACACCAAATAAGCCACAGTTGCGGAAGAATTGATTTACAGAAAATATGCAAATGTTCGtaaccaaataaaaattatacattcttgtctatttataaaaactaattttcatGATTGATCACGACATGTCTTTGAACGCGAATTGATCCCTTTGGATTTCGTCATTTGTCTCACACTACTTCGTTGTTTTGAATAATTGTTAATCGTTTAGTAACGagtcgatttcttttctttcgaATTAATGTATTCAAGGATATCATATCACCTCTTTGGAGCCTATCAAATtgaatctatctttttcaaccTCCT of Glycine soja cultivar W05 chromosome 1, ASM419377v2, whole genome shotgun sequence contains these proteins:
- the LOC114405660 gene encoding bZIP transcription factor 27-like, giving the protein MEEVWKDINLATLNEQSTISTRPNVEGVMFQDFLARPFTTIDPPNTTLLSSASSETAANSLFSPASPAPPLVTLSLSSLPHHHHFRFEHPSSLPPPPSNKRFAQPADHCSTIGDRRNKRMIKNRESAARSRARKQE